The Xanthomonas rydalmerensis genomic interval CCTGTTCGAAGAGGGCGCCACGGTGCGGGCCGGGCAGCCGTTGTTCCAGATCGAGCCGACCCTGTACCAGGCCGCGGCCAACCAGGCACAGGCCAATCTGGCCACCGCCGAGGCCACGCTCGCCGCCGCCACGCTGCGCGCCGAGCGCTACCGCACGCTGGGCAAGACCCGGCTGGCCGCGCAGCAGGACGTGGACGATGCGCAGGCTGCCTACAAGCAGGCGCTGGCCAGCCGCGACGCGCAACGCGCGGCGCTGGACACCGCACGCACGCAACTGCGCTTCGCCACGGTCGTGGCGCCGATCGGCGGGCGCATCGGCCGCGCGCGGGTGACCCCGGGCGCACTGGTCACCGCCAACCAGACCGACGCCATCGCCAAGATCCAGCAGCTGGATCCGATGAACGTGGACATCACCCAGTCCGGCAACCAGTTCCTGGCGCTGCGCCGGGCGATCGCCGCCGGTGGCGTGCAGCCGGCCAGCACGCAGGTGCGGCTGACCCTGTCCGACGGCACCGCGTACCCGTTGCCGGGCACGCTGGAGTTCGCCGACCTCGACGTGGAGGAAACCACCGGTGCGGTGACCCTGCGCGCGCGTTTCCCCAATCCGGATGCGCAACTGCTGCCGGGCATGTACGTGCGCGCGCTGGTGGGGCAAGGCGTGCGCCAGCAGGCGCTGCTGGTGCCGCAGGCAGCGGTGGACCGCACCCCGCGTGGCGAAGCCGTCGCCTGGGTGGTGGGTGCCGACAACGTGGTGCGCCAACGCGAGTTCACCACGCTGCGCGCGGTGGGCGATCGCTGGCT includes:
- a CDS encoding efflux RND transporter periplasmic adaptor subunit; protein product: MPAPLVQRRRALPLLLTVVVLAFAGCKGGGSAQTPAPKTVEVLTLQPQSVPLSVELAGRTVASEESEVRPQVSGILRQRLFEEGATVRAGQPLFQIEPTLYQAAANQAQANLATAEATLAAATLRAERYRTLGKTRLAAQQDVDDAQAAYKQALASRDAQRAALDTARTQLRFATVVAPIGGRIGRARVTPGALVTANQTDAIAKIQQLDPMNVDITQSGNQFLALRRAIAAGGVQPASTQVRLTLSDGTAYPLPGTLEFADLDVEETTGAVTLRARFPNPDAQLLPGMYVRALVGQGVRQQALLVPQAAVDRTPRGEAVAWVVGADNVVRQREFTTLRAVGDRWLVGDGLKPGERVVVAGRQGLSDGAKVTVKAAAAAPAAGQG